Proteins found in one Dermacentor silvarum isolate Dsil-2018 chromosome 8, BIME_Dsil_1.4, whole genome shotgun sequence genomic segment:
- the LOC119462412 gene encoding sodium-coupled monocarboxylate transporter 2, with translation MTMVTEYVVFGILMAFNLGLGVYFSRRRIEHSGTAEVFLGSRSLRSLPLAVSMVATMLSSTGLVGFTGHFYAYGFHQAWNDVAIIVVAPLVAHLFLPVLYELRITSVFQVRFTFLAKIATGPLLRLGLIPDILLPGSDLEKR, from the coding sequence ATGACTATGGTCACGGAGTACGTTGTGTTTGGCATCCTGATGGCCTTCAATCTCGGCTTGGGCGTCTACTTCTCCCGTCGACGAATAGAACACTCGGGTACTGCCGAAGTGTTTCTGGGCAGCCGGTCCCTGCGATCGCTGCCCCTAGCTGTGTCCATGGTGGCGACCATGTTGTCCTCCACGGGCCTTGTTGGTTTCACGGGTCACTTCTACGCGTATGGATTCCATCAAGCCTGGAATGACGTGGCTATCATCGTCGTGGCACCTCTGGTCGCCCACTTGTTCCTCCCGGTTTTGTACGAACTGCGCATAACGTCTGTATTTCAGGTGAGGTTCACTTTTCTCGCCAAAATTGCCACGGGTCCTCTACTTCGTCTTGGTCTAATTCCTGATATACTGCTTCCTGGAAGTGACCTGGAAAAGCGCTAA